A DNA window from Mariprofundus aestuarium contains the following coding sequences:
- a CDS encoding ImmA/IrrE family metallo-endopeptidase: MENTEYSAVIQDEFAELTDTPLTSRRYSDSQIEMRANNILRELWQNREQMWGWSPTDPTIVIDPAKGLELLGFDFFLEEELATYDSDQGHVQVAGVINRETRRVHVSKKFPMSVVSFTAAHELGHAVLHEISGPIHRDRPVNGESIARDPIEREADKFATFFLMPAKLVKSRFVELFGTENFSLTEDAAFALTCDSLAKVKKRYKTRRDISRLLASAKSYGGRNVYSLADQFRVSVEAIAIRLEELSLVQAPTARS; the protein is encoded by the coding sequence ATGGAAAACACAGAATATAGTGCAGTCATTCAGGATGAGTTCGCCGAATTAACAGATACACCTCTCACATCCCGGCGCTATTCCGATAGCCAGATTGAGATGCGGGCAAATAATATTCTTAGAGAGCTGTGGCAAAACAGGGAGCAGATGTGGGGCTGGAGTCCAACTGACCCGACAATCGTCATTGATCCGGCCAAAGGACTGGAGCTGTTAGGCTTTGACTTCTTTCTCGAAGAGGAGCTGGCCACATATGACTCCGATCAGGGCCATGTTCAGGTTGCAGGCGTAATAAACAGAGAGACCAGGAGAGTTCACGTTTCAAAGAAATTTCCGATGAGTGTGGTCTCCTTCACCGCTGCACATGAACTGGGGCATGCAGTGTTGCATGAGATAAGTGGACCAATACATCGCGACAGGCCAGTCAATGGAGAGTCGATAGCAAGAGACCCCATAGAGCGGGAAGCTGACAAGTTCGCCACCTTTTTTCTTATGCCGGCCAAGCTGGTCAAATCGCGTTTCGTTGAACTCTTTGGCACTGAAAACTTCTCGTTAACAGAAGATGCCGCCTTTGCACTGACTTGCGACTCTTTAGCCAAGGTAAAGAAGAGATACAAAACGCGGCGGGATATCTCCCGACTGCTTGCCAGCGCTAAAAGTTATGGCGGACGCAATGTTTATTCACTGGCAGATCAGTTCCGTGTCTCTGTTGAAGCCATAGCTATTCGCCTTGAGGAATTATCCCTGGTTCAGGCCCCTACCGCTCGCTCCTGA